The following coding sequences are from one Streptomyces sp. NBC_01232 window:
- a CDS encoding outer membrane protein assembly factor BamB family protein: MTEPPQPPTPSGYGHLPGPPQPGYGLPPQGPNPYAQQPPTVTQPPVSGGVHGFPTSPGTPPVGPRPGRRKAVVLIAAAVAGVLVLGAGGYFLLGDDGKPAAKGPVAQSPAPADGKPAPSASTERDDPIGHGSNIPTDLNAGRKPGEDKALWLKTVKMEGPGAGIPAKGLWVVGDTVVKTVDKSVIGYGTTDGKEKWKIDLRTEICGITGQTTPDGKTVMVVKNADGNCNQIKLIDLKAGKEGWTKELVMEGPFKTASDTTVSLSGDTFALGWMGGQSAHRLSTGDKLFSDAGPDGCKPMTYAADNNKMIATALCMDDDRTIEIQDADPNTGKKTWSYRLPKGYQVNAVYSVSPTVIDTGNRDTKQRAILVLDDKGQKRSTLSGEGSFLVNCGGSSTTEGLQHCGDSNVDADTLYLQSADKSTGSEIVAFDLGTGKVKWRTKAGDKKVLIPLRAADGRLTAYRASVADQPGEVVSFPGGGGEPQTLLKLPSGTSARLEASFLTSESVAYGDGRLFLSVPRLIGENKEEKLLMAFGK; this comes from the coding sequence ATGACCGAGCCGCCCCAGCCGCCGACGCCCTCCGGCTACGGCCACTTGCCCGGTCCTCCGCAACCGGGATACGGGTTGCCCCCGCAGGGCCCCAACCCGTACGCCCAGCAGCCCCCGACCGTCACCCAGCCGCCCGTGTCCGGCGGCGTGCACGGGTTCCCGACGTCGCCCGGCACGCCCCCCGTCGGGCCGCGGCCCGGCCGGCGCAAGGCAGTGGTCCTGATCGCGGCCGCGGTCGCGGGGGTCCTCGTACTCGGTGCCGGCGGCTACTTCCTGCTCGGTGACGACGGGAAGCCCGCCGCGAAGGGGCCCGTCGCGCAGAGCCCGGCGCCCGCCGACGGCAAGCCCGCACCCTCGGCCTCGACGGAAAGGGACGACCCCATCGGCCACGGGAGCAACATCCCGACCGACCTCAACGCGGGCCGCAAGCCGGGTGAGGACAAGGCCCTCTGGCTGAAGACCGTCAAGATGGAGGGCCCGGGTGCCGGTATCCCGGCCAAGGGCCTGTGGGTCGTCGGCGACACCGTCGTCAAGACCGTCGACAAGTCCGTCATCGGCTACGGGACGACCGACGGCAAGGAGAAGTGGAAGATCGATCTCCGCACGGAGATCTGCGGAATCACCGGTCAGACCACCCCAGACGGCAAGACCGTCATGGTCGTCAAGAACGCCGACGGCAACTGCAACCAGATCAAGCTCATCGACCTCAAGGCCGGCAAGGAGGGCTGGACGAAGGAGCTCGTCATGGAGGGGCCGTTCAAGACCGCCTCCGACACCACGGTCAGCCTCAGCGGCGACACCTTCGCCCTCGGCTGGATGGGGGGCCAGAGCGCCCACCGACTGAGCACCGGCGACAAGCTCTTCTCCGACGCGGGCCCCGATGGCTGCAAGCCCATGACGTACGCCGCGGACAACAACAAGATGATCGCCACGGCCCTCTGCATGGACGACGACCGGACCATCGAGATCCAGGACGCCGACCCGAACACCGGCAAGAAGACCTGGAGCTACCGCCTGCCCAAGGGCTACCAGGTCAACGCCGTCTACTCGGTCAGCCCCACCGTGATCGACACCGGCAACCGCGACACCAAGCAGCGCGCGATCCTCGTCCTCGACGACAAGGGACAGAAGCGCAGCACGCTCTCCGGTGAAGGCAGCTTCCTGGTCAACTGCGGCGGCAGCAGCACGACCGAGGGCCTGCAGCACTGCGGGGACTCCAACGTCGACGCGGACACCCTCTACCTCCAGTCCGCGGACAAGTCCACCGGCAGCGAGATCGTCGCCTTCGACCTCGGCACGGGCAAGGTCAAGTGGCGCACCAAGGCCGGCGACAAGAAGGTCCTCATCCCGCTCAGGGCCGCGGACGGCCGGCTGACCGCCTACCGCGCCTCCGTGGCCGACCAGCCCGGCGAGGTCGTCTCGTTCCCGGGCGGCGGAGGCGAGCCCCAGACGCTGCTGAAGCTTCCCTCGGGCACCTCCGCACGGCTCGAGGCTTCCTTCCTGACCTCCGAGAGCGTCGCCTACGGGGACGGGCGGCTCTTCCTCTCCGTCCCCCGGCTGATCGGCGAGAACAAGGAGGAGAAGCTCCTGATGGCCTTCGGCAAGTGA
- a CDS encoding ABC-F family ATP-binding cassette domain-containing protein, producing the protein MAVNLVNVEAVSKVYGTRTLLDGISLGVSEGDRIGVVGRNGDGKTTLIRMLAKLEEPDTGRVTQSGGLQMGVLTQHDSLDPRATVRHEIIGDMADHEWAGNAKIRDVLTGLFGGLDLPGFGQGLDTVIGPLSGGERRRIALAKLLIADQDLLILDEPTNHLDVEGISWLAKHLQERRSALVCVTHDRWFLDQVCTRMWDVQRGDVHEYEGGYSDYVFARAERDRIAATEESKRQNLMRKELAWLRRGAPARTSKPRYRIEAANELIADVPPPRDTSELMKFANARLGKTVFDLEDVSVHAGPKELLKHLTWHLGPGDRVGLVGVNGAGKTSLLRALAEAARTQGEVQPAAGRVIVGKTVKLAYLSQEVGELDPSLRVLEAVQRVRDRVDLGKGREMTAGQLCEQFGFTKEKQWTPVGDLSGGERRRLQILRLLMDEPNVLFLDEPTNDLDIETLTQLEDLLDGWPGSMIVISHDRFFIERTTDTVMALLGDASLRMLPRGLDEYLERRQRMIEAAAPAPAQASAAAKSTASGDSRAAKKELQKIERQLNKLSDREGNLHAQIAENSTDYDKVAKLDAELRELLADRDDLEMRWLELAEDA; encoded by the coding sequence ATGGCCGTCAATCTGGTCAATGTCGAGGCAGTCAGCAAGGTGTACGGCACACGTACCCTGCTGGACGGCATCTCCCTCGGCGTGTCCGAGGGGGACCGGATCGGCGTGGTCGGCCGCAACGGCGACGGCAAGACCACCCTCATCCGGATGCTCGCCAAGCTGGAGGAACCCGACACCGGCCGGGTCACCCAGTCCGGCGGCCTGCAGATGGGCGTCCTCACCCAGCACGACTCCCTCGACCCCCGGGCGACCGTCCGCCACGAGATCATCGGGGACATGGCCGACCACGAGTGGGCCGGCAACGCCAAGATCCGTGACGTCCTGACCGGACTCTTCGGCGGCCTCGACCTGCCCGGCTTCGGCCAGGGCCTCGACACCGTCATCGGCCCGCTCTCCGGCGGCGAGCGCCGCCGGATCGCCCTCGCCAAGCTCCTCATCGCCGACCAGGACCTCCTGATCCTCGACGAGCCCACCAACCACCTCGACGTCGAGGGCATTTCCTGGCTGGCCAAGCACCTCCAGGAGCGCCGCTCCGCGCTCGTCTGCGTCACCCACGACCGGTGGTTCCTCGACCAGGTCTGCACCCGCATGTGGGACGTGCAGCGCGGTGACGTGCACGAGTACGAGGGCGGCTACAGCGACTACGTCTTCGCCCGCGCCGAGCGCGACCGCATCGCAGCCACCGAGGAGTCCAAGCGGCAGAACCTGATGCGCAAGGAGCTGGCCTGGCTGCGCCGCGGCGCCCCCGCCCGGACCTCCAAGCCGCGCTACCGCATCGAGGCGGCCAATGAGCTGATCGCCGACGTGCCGCCGCCGCGCGACACCTCCGAGCTGATGAAGTTCGCCAACGCCCGCCTCGGCAAGACGGTCTTCGACCTGGAGGACGTCAGCGTCCACGCCGGGCCGAAGGAACTGCTCAAGCACCTCACCTGGCACCTGGGTCCCGGCGACCGCGTCGGCCTCGTCGGCGTCAACGGCGCAGGCAAGACCTCCCTGCTGCGCGCCCTCGCCGAGGCCGCCCGTACCCAGGGCGAGGTCCAGCCCGCGGCCGGCCGGGTCATCGTCGGAAAGACCGTCAAGCTGGCCTACCTCTCCCAGGAGGTCGGTGAACTCGACCCGTCCCTGCGGGTCCTGGAGGCCGTCCAGCGCGTCCGCGACCGCGTCGACCTCGGCAAGGGCCGCGAGATGACGGCGGGCCAGCTCTGCGAGCAGTTCGGCTTCACCAAGGAGAAGCAGTGGACGCCCGTCGGCGACCTCTCCGGTGGTGAGCGGCGCCGCCTGCAGATCCTGCGCCTGCTGATGGACGAGCCCAACGTCCTCTTCCTCGACGAGCCCACCAACGACCTCGACATCGAGACCCTGACCCAGCTGGAGGACCTCCTCGACGGCTGGCCCGGCTCGATGATCGTGATCTCCCACGACCGGTTCTTCATCGAGCGCACCACCGACACGGTGATGGCGCTGCTCGGCGACGCGAGCCTGCGGATGCTGCCGCGCGGTCTGGACGAGTACCTGGAGCGCCGGCAGCGGATGATCGAGGCGGCCGCCCCGGCGCCCGCTCAGGCCTCCGCCGCCGCGAAGTCCACCGCCTCGGGGGACTCGCGCGCCGCGAAGAAGGAGCTCCAGAAGATCGAGCGGCAGCTGAACAAGCTGTCCGACCGCGAGGGCAACCTGCACGCCCAGATCGCCGAGAACTCCACCGATTACGACAAGGTGGCCAAGCTCGACGCGGAGCTCCGCGAACTCCTCGCGGACCGCGACGATTTGGAGATGCGCTGGCTGGAGTTGGCCGAAGACGCGTGA
- a CDS encoding acyltransferase family protein has translation MTATARALADATPADRDRYVDLLRVASLGTVIAGHWLMAAVSADGIGNLLALVPALQVLTWGLQIMPVFFFVGGFSHALSYRSLARRTDGPVYAVFLRARLQRLLRPTLVFVLVWAVLALAVQLAGRGGGALTGAALRLVTQPLWFIGIYLAMVAFTPPLLKLHERHGWAAFAALAGAAALVDVLRFALGVPYVEFLNFAFVWLAVHQLGFLRADGRIRRPAVLAAAGLASAALLVAYGPYPLSMVGMPGEKVSNMAPPTLALLCHGLWLVGAVQLAAGPASAWLRRPRVWRGVVAANGLAMTAFLWHLTAMLGVYGAQLALGLGLPEPATAAWWAQVPVRILAAAGLTGVLVALFRRFEAPRPSAPAPARRTGGPLAALGITLCLLGILGLSMTGLGGLLDGHSATLIALPVTAPAAIAMALGGWYLVERSAPARRVRLRG, from the coding sequence ATGACAGCCACCGCACGGGCCCTGGCCGACGCCACCCCCGCCGACCGCGACCGGTACGTCGACCTGCTGCGCGTCGCCTCGCTCGGCACCGTCATCGCCGGACACTGGCTGATGGCCGCCGTCAGCGCCGACGGGATAGGGAACCTGCTCGCCCTCGTTCCCGCGCTCCAGGTGCTCACCTGGGGGCTGCAGATCATGCCCGTCTTCTTCTTCGTCGGCGGCTTCTCGCACGCCCTGTCCTACCGCTCCCTGGCCCGCCGCACCGACGGCCCCGTCTACGCCGTCTTCCTGCGGGCCCGGCTCCAGCGGCTGCTGCGCCCCACCCTCGTCTTCGTCCTGGTGTGGGCCGTGCTCGCGCTCGCCGTGCAGCTCGCCGGCCGGGGCGGCGGTGCGCTGACCGGGGCCGCGCTGCGGCTGGTCACCCAGCCGCTGTGGTTCATCGGGATCTACCTGGCCATGGTCGCCTTCACCCCGCCGCTGCTGAAGCTGCACGAGCGCCACGGCTGGGCCGCCTTCGCCGCCCTGGCCGGGGCCGCCGCGCTGGTCGACGTACTGCGCTTCGCGCTCGGCGTCCCGTACGTGGAGTTCCTGAACTTCGCCTTCGTCTGGCTCGCCGTCCACCAGCTCGGCTTCCTGCGCGCCGACGGCCGCATCCGCCGGCCGGCCGTGCTCGCCGCCGCCGGACTCGCCTCGGCCGCCCTGCTGGTGGCGTACGGCCCGTACCCGCTGTCCATGGTCGGGATGCCCGGCGAGAAGGTCTCCAACATGGCCCCGCCCACCCTGGCCCTGCTCTGCCACGGCCTGTGGCTCGTCGGCGCCGTCCAGCTGGCGGCCGGGCCCGCCTCCGCCTGGCTGCGCCGTCCGCGCGTCTGGCGCGGGGTCGTCGCGGCCAACGGCCTCGCCATGACCGCCTTCCTGTGGCACCTCACCGCCATGCTCGGCGTGTACGGGGCCCAGCTCGCGCTCGGCCTCGGCCTGCCGGAGCCCGCGACGGCCGCCTGGTGGGCGCAGGTCCCGGTACGGATCCTCGCCGCGGCCGGGCTGACGGGCGTGCTCGTCGCGCTGTTCCGCCGCTTCGAGGCGCCCCGGCCGAGCGCCCCCGCCCCCGCACGGCGCACCGGCGGCCCGCTCGCCGCCCTCGGGATCACCCTGTGCCTGCTCGGGATCCTGGGTCTGTCCATGACCGGCCTCGGCGGCCTGCTCGACGGGCACAGCGCCACGCTGATCGCCCTTCCCGTCACCGCTCCGGCCGCGATCGCGATGGCACTGGGCGGCTGGTATCTCGTAGAACGGTCTGCCCCTGCCCGGAGGGTTAGGCTGAGGGGCTGA
- a CDS encoding 4-(cytidine 5'-diphospho)-2-C-methyl-D-erythritol kinase, with amino-acid sequence MSARRAAVTVRVPAKVNVQLAVGAARPDGFHDLANVFLAVSLFDEVTATPADALTITCEGPDAGQVPLDRTNLAARAAEILAARAGIEPAVHLHIAKNIPVAGGMAGGSADGAAALLACDTLWGLGTPLAELLDMCAELGSDVPFSLVGGAALGTGRGELLTPVEAGAFHWVFAVADGGLSTPAVFREFDRLAEAAGKRIPEPQASPALLAALASGDADALAAVLANDLQAAALSLRPSLSDTLAAGVDGGALAALVSGSGPTTAFLVADEETAAKVAAALEASGTCRATRVASSPAPGATVLPS; translated from the coding sequence GTGAGCGCGCGCCGGGCGGCCGTGACCGTACGGGTCCCCGCGAAGGTCAACGTACAGCTGGCGGTGGGCGCCGCCCGCCCCGACGGCTTCCACGACCTGGCCAACGTCTTCCTCGCCGTCTCCCTCTTCGACGAGGTCACGGCCACCCCGGCCGATGCCCTGACCATCACCTGTGAGGGTCCCGACGCCGGCCAGGTCCCGCTGGACCGCACCAATCTCGCGGCGCGCGCCGCCGAGATCCTCGCGGCCCGGGCCGGGATCGAACCCGCCGTCCACCTCCACATCGCGAAGAACATCCCGGTCGCGGGCGGCATGGCGGGCGGCAGCGCGGACGGCGCCGCGGCCCTGCTGGCCTGCGACACCCTGTGGGGCCTCGGCACCCCGCTCGCCGAACTCCTCGACATGTGCGCGGAGCTCGGCAGCGACGTCCCCTTCAGCCTGGTCGGCGGGGCCGCGCTCGGCACGGGCCGCGGTGAGCTGCTGACGCCGGTGGAGGCCGGGGCGTTCCACTGGGTCTTCGCGGTGGCCGACGGCGGGCTGTCCACGCCGGCGGTGTTCCGCGAGTTCGACCGGCTGGCCGAGGCGGCGGGGAAGCGGATCCCCGAGCCGCAGGCCTCGCCGGCGCTGCTGGCGGCCCTGGCCTCGGGCGACGCGGACGCGCTGGCGGCCGTACTGGCCAATGACCTCCAGGCGGCGGCCCTTTCGCTGCGGCCGTCGCTGTCGGACACCTTGGCCGCGGGTGTCGACGGCGGTGCGCTCGCCGCGCTGGTCTCGGGCTCGGGGCCGACCACGGCGTTCCTCGTTGCGGACGAGGAAACCGCCGCCAAGGTTGCGGCCGCGCTCGAGGCCTCCGGCACCTGCCGGGCCACTCGCGTGGCGTCCAGCCCGGCCCCCGGGGCCACGGTCCTGCCGTCCTGA
- the rsmA gene encoding 16S rRNA (adenine(1518)-N(6)/adenine(1519)-N(6))-dimethyltransferase RsmA has product MSTAEQQPENTENTSPAAPDALLGPADIRELAAALGVRPTKQKGQNFVIDANTVRRIVRTAEVRPDDVVVEVGPGLGSLTLALLEAADRVVAVEIDDILAAALPATIEARMPAKKDRFALVHSDAMLVTELPGPPPTALVANLPYNVAVPVLLTMLDRFPTIERTLVMVQAEVADRLAAEPGNKVYGVPSVKANWYAHVKRAGAIGRKVFWPAPNVDSGLVSLVRRTEPIKTTATKAEVFAVVDAAFAQRRKTLRAALAGWAGSAAGAEAALVAAGVSPQARGESLTVEEFAAIAEHKPAAERPAL; this is encoded by the coding sequence GTGAGCACCGCAGAGCAGCAGCCCGAGAACACCGAGAACACCTCCCCCGCCGCGCCCGACGCCCTCCTCGGGCCGGCCGACATCAGGGAGCTGGCCGCCGCCCTCGGCGTACGCCCGACGAAGCAGAAGGGGCAGAACTTCGTCATCGACGCCAACACGGTGCGCCGGATCGTGCGCACCGCCGAGGTGCGCCCGGACGACGTGGTCGTCGAGGTCGGCCCGGGACTGGGCTCGCTGACGCTCGCGCTGCTGGAGGCCGCCGACCGGGTCGTCGCCGTCGAGATCGACGACATCCTGGCCGCCGCGCTGCCCGCCACCATCGAGGCCCGGATGCCCGCGAAGAAGGACCGCTTCGCGCTGGTCCACTCCGACGCGATGCTGGTGACCGAGCTGCCCGGCCCCCCGCCGACCGCACTCGTCGCGAACCTGCCGTACAACGTGGCCGTGCCCGTCCTGCTGACCATGCTCGACCGCTTCCCGACCATCGAGCGGACGCTCGTGATGGTGCAGGCGGAGGTCGCCGACCGGCTGGCCGCCGAGCCGGGCAACAAGGTCTACGGGGTGCCCTCCGTCAAGGCCAACTGGTACGCACACGTCAAGCGCGCCGGCGCCATCGGCCGCAAGGTCTTCTGGCCCGCCCCGAACGTCGACTCCGGTCTGGTCTCGCTGGTGCGCCGCACCGAGCCGATCAAGACCACCGCCACCAAGGCCGAGGTCTTCGCGGTCGTGGACGCCGCCTTCGCCCAGCGCCGCAAGACGCTGCGCGCCGCGCTGGCCGGCTGGGCCGGATCGGCGGCGGGCGCGGAGGCCGCGCTGGTCGCCGCCGGTGTCTCGCCGCAGGCCCGCGGGGAGTCCCTGACGGTCGAGGAGTTCGCGGCGATCGCCGAGCACAAGCCCGCGGCGGAGAGGCCCGCACTGTGA
- a CDS encoding ubiquitin-like domain-containing protein has translation MSDTQGSHRRGGPVPEAYEAQAYEAYEAGPPARPSGPGDPGPAAWDPEPAVPAPRGGRRRRTGMSPLELSEADTLAGAPAAPGPGRRRAASPAAPPAPVAPPVPVAPAVPGSGSGRRRARGAPAQAPGTNWRRIVPQALVVAFLAGGTTAFVAADKSVRLTVDGVPRNLHTFADDIGELLASEGLGVGPHDLVAPAPGEPLDDGEEVVVRYGRPLRLTLDGQQRQVWTTARTVEGALRQFGIRAEGAYLSTPRTAPVPRAGLALSVRTERSVTFMADGRERTIRTNAATVQEALDQAGITLQGQDTTSVPPTAFPRDGQTVTVLRITGTREVREERIPYGTEKVKDPGLFAGTEVVERAGRPGARRVTYSLRTVNGVRQKPRPIADEVVREPVTQLVKVGTRALPSSVAGADGLDWGALAQCESGGRASATDPSGTYGGLYQFDVRTWQGLGGSGRPQDASGTEQTYRAKKLYVQRGASPWPHCGRRLYR, from the coding sequence GTGAGCGATACGCAGGGCAGTCACCGCCGTGGCGGTCCCGTCCCCGAGGCGTACGAGGCCCAGGCGTACGAGGCGTACGAGGCCGGGCCTCCGGCCCGGCCGTCCGGTCCGGGCGATCCCGGTCCCGCCGCGTGGGACCCGGAGCCCGCGGTCCCGGCCCCGCGCGGCGGGCGCCGCCGCCGGACCGGCATGTCGCCGCTCGAGCTGTCCGAGGCCGACACCCTGGCCGGGGCGCCCGCCGCGCCCGGCCCGGGCCGCCGCCGGGCCGCGAGCCCCGCGGCCCCGCCCGCGCCCGTCGCCCCGCCGGTACCGGTCGCCCCCGCGGTACCGGGCTCCGGGTCCGGCCGCCGGCGCGCCCGCGGCGCCCCCGCCCAGGCCCCCGGCACGAACTGGCGGCGGATCGTCCCGCAGGCCCTCGTCGTCGCCTTCCTCGCGGGCGGCACCACGGCCTTCGTGGCCGCGGACAAGTCCGTACGGCTCACCGTGGACGGCGTCCCGCGCAACCTCCACACCTTCGCCGACGACATCGGCGAACTGCTGGCCTCCGAAGGCCTCGGCGTCGGCCCCCACGACCTCGTCGCACCCGCCCCCGGCGAACCCCTCGACGACGGCGAGGAGGTCGTCGTCCGCTACGGCCGCCCCCTGCGCCTGACCCTCGACGGGCAGCAGCGCCAGGTGTGGACCACGGCCCGCACCGTCGAGGGCGCCCTGCGGCAGTTCGGCATCCGCGCCGAGGGCGCCTACCTCTCCACCCCCCGCACGGCCCCCGTCCCGCGAGCCGGTCTGGCCCTCAGCGTCCGCACCGAACGCAGCGTCACCTTCATGGCCGACGGCCGCGAACGCACCATCCGCACCAACGCCGCCACCGTCCAGGAGGCCCTGGACCAGGCGGGCATCACCCTCCAGGGCCAGGACACCACCTCCGTACCCCCCACCGCCTTCCCGCGCGACGGCCAGACCGTCACCGTGCTGCGGATCACCGGCACCCGCGAGGTCCGCGAGGAGCGCATCCCGTACGGGACCGAGAAGGTCAAGGACCCCGGGCTGTTCGCCGGGACCGAGGTCGTCGAGCGCGCCGGCCGCCCCGGCGCGCGCAGGGTCACGTACAGCCTGCGCACCGTCAACGGAGTCCGGCAGAAGCCCCGGCCCATCGCCGACGAGGTCGTCCGCGAGCCCGTCACCCAGCTCGTCAAGGTCGGCACCAGAGCGCTGCCGAGCTCCGTCGCCGGCGCCGACGGCCTCGACTGGGGGGCCCTCGCCCAGTGCGAGTCCGGCGGACGCGCCTCCGCCACCGACCCCTCGGGCACCTACGGCGGGCTGTACCAGTTCGACGTCCGTACCTGGCAGGGCCTCGGCGGCAGCGGCCGCCCGCAGGACGCCTCGGGCACGGAACAGACGTACCGGGCGAAGAAGCTCTACGTGCAACGGGGGGCGAGCCCGTGGCCGCACTGCGGCCGTAGGCTTTACCGGTGA
- a CDS encoding TatD family hydrolase produces the protein MSTRVEKTQPKDAPPPLPEPLRVAVADSHTHLDMQSGTVEEGLAKAASVGVTTVVQVGCDVKGSRWAAETAAQYENVHAAVALHPNEAPRIVLGDPDGWSRQGARPGGGEAALDEALAEIEALAALDHVKAVGETGLDYFRTGPEGMAAQERSFRAHIEIAKRQGKALVIHDRDAHADVLRVLREEGAPERTVFHCYSGDADMARECAAAGYYMSFAGTVTFKNAQPLREALAVAPLELVLVETDAPYLTPAPYRGRPNAPYLIPLTVRAMAAVRGIDEDAMATALAANTARAFGY, from the coding sequence ATGAGCACACGCGTGGAGAAGACGCAGCCCAAGGACGCACCGCCGCCGCTGCCCGAACCCCTCCGGGTGGCGGTCGCGGACTCCCACACCCACCTGGACATGCAGTCGGGCACCGTCGAGGAGGGCCTCGCCAAGGCCGCCTCGGTGGGCGTGACCACCGTCGTCCAGGTGGGCTGCGACGTGAAGGGCTCCCGGTGGGCCGCCGAGACCGCGGCGCAGTACGAGAACGTCCACGCGGCCGTCGCCCTCCACCCGAACGAAGCCCCGCGGATCGTGCTCGGGGATCCCGACGGATGGTCGCGGCAGGGCGCCCGGCCGGGCGGCGGCGAGGCCGCGCTGGACGAGGCGCTCGCCGAGATCGAGGCGCTGGCCGCGCTCGACCACGTCAAGGCGGTCGGCGAGACCGGACTGGACTATTTCCGCACCGGGCCGGAGGGCATGGCCGCCCAGGAGCGTTCCTTCCGCGCGCACATCGAGATCGCCAAGCGGCAGGGCAAGGCACTGGTCATCCACGACCGGGACGCCCACGCGGACGTGCTGCGCGTCCTGCGCGAGGAGGGCGCCCCGGAGCGGACCGTCTTCCACTGCTACTCCGGGGACGCCGACATGGCCCGCGAGTGCGCCGCCGCCGGGTACTACATGTCCTTCGCAGGGACCGTCACCTTCAAGAACGCCCAGCCGCTGCGCGAGGCCCTCGCCGTGGCCCCGCTGGAACTCGTGCTCGTCGAGACGGACGCGCCCTACCTCACCCCGGCGCCGTACCGCGGACGGCCCAACGCCCCGTACCTCATTCCGCTGACCGTCCGCGCGATGGCCGCCGTCCGCGGCATCGACGAGGACGCGATGGCCACCGCGCTGGCGGCCAACACGGCCCGCGCCTTCGGCTACTGA